From Platichthys flesus chromosome 19, fPlaFle2.1, whole genome shotgun sequence:
TCCTGTCGATGAGGTTGAACTCCTGCAAAAGACAACGGAGAGGGAACTAACATTATCACACGATACAAAACAACAGAACTGTTTGTTCCTGATCTACTGTATTcgtttcaaataaataaaagccaaaATCCGAACGTGAGCGACTCCTCACCTGAACAAAAAAGATGAAGTGTTTGAATGACGTGTTGAGGTgggcctcctcctgcagctgcatgaCCGAATCAAAGTGCTGGTGGTAGATGTGGGCGTAGACCCTGAACAGACGCTTGAGAATGGTCTTCGCCACGGACATGAAGTTTCGCTTGAAGGGGACACCTGGGGAAGGAGAGGGCAAGAGAGAAAAGCTGCTCAGATCATTccgatcagaatcagaaatacttcATTCAACCCTGAGTGGGATTGGGGTTCTGCTTGTTACACAACAGAAGATCATTTATTTAAGATATAAGGTGTAATGTGCTAGCAAGGTGATGGAAGTCCAGGGCTGGTGTATTGACTCAGACTGTCTGATGCTCCCAGGGAGAAATTGCAAAGTCTGATGACCGCAGGCAGGAATGATTTTCCGTGGAATGACTTCAATTAAATTACAAACCAAAGATACAGATCATATCAGTGATAAGGTTGAGGGATTCCCAAGATTTGGATTTTCTAAATGCCTGaatattgttaatattttacaaattgtGCTAGGTTTCTCCGGGCatagtttaaattaaaaaaaagcacacataACAAAGCTCAATAAGAAGGCATCTCattcttaattattttttttttactctgttgCTGCTGGACATCTCACTAAGCTCAAAAAGCTCAGAGTGATCGAGGCAGACGCAGCCTTGCTGAAGTATGTTCATTTGGATTGAAAGGTTTTTACAGACAGGCCGGAGCATGATTTGAGGGAAGTGCAAACACACTTCAACAAGGAACCACCCTGTTCTAACAATGTGTTAAGCCCTCATATGCAATTCGGAAATTTGTATGATGTTTAAATACAGAGAAGCAGTAATACATCTATTGATTGTGGCTCTGAGAAACTTTGAAGAAACCAAACCAGTAAAACATCAAAActacaaacaacagaaacaaaacctaCCGATCTTTGAAGGGAAAAGTGTCTCATCATCAAGCTGGTCTTGCACCCAGGTCATGAGGTAATCAATATACTTAGGAGCGGAGCATTTGATGGGCTTCTTGATGTTAGTCCCATCTGCCCAGTGGTACTCGTACCTACAGGAAACACAGATgacaaacattttgaataaactTCCATCTAGGTTCACACTCATTCTCCACTGATTTAATTCAAATATATAACGTTTAACAATTCCTTATTTACATGTCTAAAAACGACAAGATCTATGTTATGTtatttgttgacttgtgtattaaaatgatcaaaaatgtttccaacaatgttcaataCTCTATTCAAGTTAGCAGAACATTGCATTTTGATCGCATTTAACTCGTCATATCCACTTTACTTCTAcatttgtctgtctctcctaTAACTTCAGGGGCAGACAAGGAATGATGAAGGAAACACGCTGCTAGCCGGTCagctcttccttccttccactgtttgtatcgGTCACTCTTAATGGACAATGATTATTTGTTGCCATTTGCCTTTGCAATCTTTCGCCAAAGTTGTCCTAGTCAAGTGTGATCGCAAGGGAGAAATAAAGCGATCCAAAAAGATTATGGGACAAAAATggtggtaaatggtttgtatttatattgtgcttttctagttaatgaccactcaaagcactttaaaatactgtacattcacaccttcacacacacagattcatacagtgcatctattagcagcactttttcgTTCTATGTGGGCCAATCCGGGGTTTAAGCATCTCTCCCAAGGACACATTATCAAAAGAGGTCTGTATTGTTTTGACTGAAAGACCACAAGCGGTTGAATTTACCTATTGTATGTTTAAtgtcaaatattattattactgctttGGGCCTTTCACCATTATTGACAGTACAGTTGAAGCGGGATATAATGAAAGTCAAAAACCGAACCAAGAAAGCGTTAATTTTGATTTTCAGCACCTTCACAAATAAAGCTTTCAACCTTGCAAACGTCCATCTCAATATTATGAAGTAGAACAGGACAGTAGCAGATAAAACCTAAGCTGTTTTCATACAAGGTATCTGGAGAAGGTCTACACAACTGGGTCCAGATGTTCTCCGGAGTTTGCTTTTTACAAATGAATgctgcaggagattctctgctcggATGCGTTCAcgacaatataataataataataataataataattttaccTGTATaacacttatctaaacaaggttacaaagtgcttctcaAAAgtccaacacaaaaaaaacaaataaagtaaaatgtattcaattcagttcaattttTAGGGCCAAATCATAAATATAATGAGGTCAAGACCTTGACATTtgtagagaaacccaacagctcCAACTATGTGCAAGCACCTTGGCATctatggagagaaaaaactccttCAACACAGAATCCTCCGGTacattgaggtgaggggtaGTGCAGCAGGCTCAGGCAGGACGGAACTAGTAATTGTGCTGCAGAGATCAAGTGTTTATTCTTACAGCACATCCACAGCTGCATCAGCCCTCATCACAtgctcttgacatctttgttggtgtcttctacTTGAatgacacctctttttcatcccgAGATATATTTAATCTCTTTGTTTCCGGTTTTGTGACTGTTGCGCGTttgaaacgtcatcaacacacctACTTGCTCTTGGAGAATCCTGCGGAAaatctcctgctctgctctcgCACCAACTCGTTGGTTTATTATCCAGAGCAAGTAAGGGCTCTTTTGAGCTGGCTAGAgtaactccagagaaagtccagacatttgtgttctcatatACAGTcactctggataatgtcaggagattatccgaaGTTCAGGCCATAAACCCTGTGATCGGTGACGGCCGATGCTAATCCGATGATCAACCTCAAAAAGCCCGATCGCGACACCCTTAGTTAACGTTCATGACCTAAAACTATGAACTTACTTAGGACCAGCAGACATGACTGGGCAGCTTTCCTCTGTGCAAAAGTCTGTGATGGTGCCATACAGCATGTTGATCTGGTTGAAGAAATCCACGGCTGAAAAGGCACAAAAAGAACATATTTGATTCAAGCGCACATGAGACTGAAAACCATGGAAGCTAGCAAAACCACTGGCGTCACGTTTCTCTGGAGCGGCTGACCCTTCCCACTTCACTGCCCAGCAGCAGAGTGCAGACCAGTGAACACTCTACTTATCTGGCACAAATTGTGTTATTGTCCATTCCCAGGGGCATGTGGCCAACTTGGGCTTTCCATCTGTTTGAGAGATCCATTTAAAAGGTTTGGCGGTGTTAGCGCTGGGGCTCTGTTTGCTAATCTAAGACAGTAATACATACTGTGCAGCTGATGGGGCATATGGTTGGCACATTATTGGCCAGCTCACTTCAGTAGCTGATTGAAGTTTTCCCGTCCCCTCTGGAGACACTTTAGTTCAAAACTTTTGTATTCATAGCTCGTTGGAGGTTTAACAATGATAACCACGCCAACAACTAgacaaaatattgttttcccTGGCAACCACCAAAGCAATTGTCAATACAACTGATATTTATTAGGGTCCAGAGCTGTAAGTAAAGAGACAGCTGAGCCACAGGGCATTAGAGACGCTAAACGGACACAGAATAAACTTGTATACAcgctctctttttccctctgctgTCACTATCCATTGCAAACAAAAAGCCAAAAAGAGAATCTTAAAAACATTTAAGTGAACTATTGCTTCTAGTGTGAACAGATCATTCATTTAAACTGAGCACTTTAAGTCTAACTTGTGCTACTTCTGCAAGTTGGAGCAGCTTTTTTGGCTTGACTAACAGTCAAATCACAGAAAAAGGCTCATTTGATGATGCATCCgaacatttattttgtcatgtttgtCCCACCAAAATTTAAATCTGACTGAGATCACTTGCGTTGCACTGTAGTACAGTGTCAACGGCTTATACAAAACTTCAGCGGGTAAGGCGATCTGACGTAAGGCTGACCAGCCATTTGTCTCAATTCAGAGGAAAGTAAACAAGGCTCTCAGCTCAGACAATAAAGTCTATTTAACATTCACAGTGGTTTTTCCAGCATGAACGCTCATGGTCTTTGGAGGAAATGCCAAAATCTCACACCCCGGTGCTTCACTACACTGATTCTTGATGTGGATTATTTGAACTTTTCAGGAACACGACTACTGAGACCTTTAACAGCAAATATAAAGACTATGAGGAGACTGACAAatggaggggggaaaaaaaaaacgattgcGTGAGGGTTGTGTCAATCTTCCGGGAATCTGAACCAAAAGAGGGTGTATCAAGGCGGAGGAGAGGTGAAGTAAACTTGGCACTTACTGTTGACTGCGACCCATTCATTTAAGTCTTCGCCCTCGGGCAACATGACTGCCATGCGCAGGTTTCCACTTCCCAGTGTAGCCTCTGCATGTTTCAACAGCTCGTACTGATGAGAACCCTCCGGGATATTCTTCTTGGGCTTGAACGTCTTGGATGAACGGTTTCCACTGTAATGAGTCACAAATCAAAGACTAAGACAAAGGGTGCGATTAACATGGAAGGAGTCAAATAATCGGACAATTTTTGAGCCTGCGAGGGCTCAAACTATTCAGATCGTCTAAataataaggggggggggggggggttacagatGAATTGGTTGGTTTGGCAGAATTAATTaagagtatgtgtgtggggggggggcaagaacAGTGTAGCTCTCTGTGTATGACGCTTAATGAGGTCATTGGGAGAGGTACTGTATTCAATCTCTCTCACTGGCCCATTAAACAAGCATTCTTGTGAGTCATCACAACATGGTAGGGTACATACCAACACTGTTGCTTTGATATGAGATATGACATCTGCTAATACCAGCCTATACAGAGTATCATATTCTGATGTAGAATGTAAAATATAGAATAGAGTCTGGCCATTTACAACAGATTACCTCAAACCATAAGGATCCAATCAAATATGTCTGATGGAAACGATGATACATATCTAAAGGATGTTTTGTATGCTGTGCAACGCTAAGGAAGTGACGGAAGTTTGAATCCGTTTCGTCAGTGTACCGTAACAAAAGTGGCATAAAGCAAAATGAGGTGATCTAATTGGCAAATCCTTTTAGATTGCTTAGTGTTTTTAATCTAAGCTCTTCCTGCTTAATTTACCTTAAACACTGTGGTGTTACTTTTGGATTAATTACTAGATCGCCGGGTTGTGTCATATCGATGCTGGATTAGCCCGAGGTAACAAAGTGGTGACACCAGCAGATACCCAGGCCCGACAGTGAACATAACACTGTTTAATCTGCTCTCGTATACGTGCTCAATGGGTTTAAGATTAAAGCCACTGGTTCGATTCGTCTACACGAAAGATGGAGTTACACTGAGAGTCCAGCGGATGATGATTGTCTTTAAAAACCCGACAGAAAGCTAAAGCGAAACACATCAGACAACCGAGGCGACTCCAGGATGTAGTCGCAGCCCGTACTCTGCTGTGGCTCGCTAACTAGCTCGGTAGCTAGCTAGCCGGGTAGGTGTGTTGCAACACTGACATTGTGCAAACCGTCGGGCCGGCGGGCGGACAACGTAAACATTCATCGCACGGCTTTGTTTTACTCACAAAAGAAAGCTCATGTTTCCCCGGAGCCCAGAAGACAAACTCTCCTGGCGCGCAGCTAAcgagcagagaggaggcagatcCAAACTCTCCGGTCTCTCACGTCCCCAGTTCTTCTCGGGCTCCCGTTACTGGTCCGTATGAGAAGGAAATCCAAAGTAACTGTTACTGTGCCTGTGACAAACAGCTGATGGGAAGGGAACCTGGTTATTTTGACAGACAGGCTGCTGGTATGTACGCTGAGAGGCAGCAGCGTACTGGATCTAGGGTTCCACTTCTTCGTCTGACGCCCCGGGCACGTCAAACGCAGGTCTGCCGtatgctgccatctagtgataTACCATGGAAACTGTAATATTTCTAAATGCAGTCTATGGTGGCAACCAACGACTTTTTTCGTTATTCAATAAACTGCTGTTTATAATTCAGTTTATACATTTGATAAATTGTTAttatctgtctatctctctctctctatctatctatcttagttatctgtctatctatctatctatctatctatctacattacattacattacattacatgtcatttagctgacgcttttatccaaagcgacttacatttttagaacactcatcattttatgaggggccatctaaggacacttaggcatgcagatgggatagagtgggattcgaaccggcaaccttcttgttgcagagcacccactctatcccctaggccacgctctccccgtggatatctatctatctatctatctatctatctatctatctatctatctatctatctatctatctatctatctatctatctatctatctatctatctatctatctatctatctatctatctatctatctatctatacagaCCAAATATAGCATAGTGGCCAAGGCATTATGTTTTCGGTTTGTCCATCCATCTCATTTTTGTGAACACAATGTCCAAAGAACGCCATGAACTGAATCGAATTTggtggtcagaggtcactgaaacctcacaaaatacattttggaaCTTGTGAATGTGACATCTCAGGAACACCCTGAGAAGTTTTGTCAAATTTTCTAGAAACATTCAGCAGGACTCAAATTTTCACTtatttgattttggtggtcgAAGGCCAAAGGTAAAGGTTGTAGTGACCTCATGCTCTAGTGAACTTATCATATCATCCAAACTCTCTATTTTCTTGTAAGTAACTGATGCTTAATTCAAATCATTGGGATGAACGAACAGTAATGTTGATGCAAATAAACCTGCACTGAAACCTCCGGAGGATGTCCTGCTGTTTTTATCACATGGGCTCATCTGGACATGATCCAATTTTTTTAGGTGGCGCCGGCAGGGGGAAGCCCGGAGCCTCTCACCCAGACATTTGTACTCTCACATACACCCCTTCCGGAGAGTGTCCGGAGATTATCCTCAATTCAGTGCACCGCTgggctgaaagcagctttactaTTTGAGAATGCAGGAATCCAAACTAACCGCTGGTGGCCGTTGTTTAACGTTTGCTCAAATCGAAACCAACAGTGAGGCCTTCAGGTGCACCATGCATCTTTCAAGCGCTGTCGTAAATATGACACAGTTACCACGCTGCTTTTATACAACCATTAACATCTCctgacagaaaatgtttttaaattccagatcaaaaataaaaaaaaacactcgtTGATGTCGCTGCTTGTTAAAGATGATAACAGTTGGACTATTTGTGAACACATTGTAGATACTGGAGCACTAGGACCCCTCGGCCGTGTGTCAGCTGACGGGGCTGCCtcttatatacagtctatgtgtgtgtgacccgCAGCTTTTCCCAGCTTGTTGGAAACGGATGTGGGTGAACAGGCCCCCGTCTGAGGAGCCAGACAGCCGCACTCACCCCCTCGCAGAGTCCGCCTCAGGCACACGAACAGGTAAACCCACATCCCAATCTAcgggcttttaatttgaaagagcCGTTTATTGACAGATCCCGTGTGTTAGCTAACGTTGCTCCTTTATccgcagcagcagaggagcaagATGGAGTGTGAATGGAAGCCAGACGAGCAGGGACTTCAACAGATTCTACAGCTGCTCAAAGAGTCCCAGTCTCCGGACACGTCCACGCAGAGATCCGTCCAGCAAGTATCCTTCTCCCGAGGCCCCGCTCGGAGGATAGCGTGTTGTTTGCCTCACTCGTCTGCGCTGCCAGACTCAACAGGCTAACGAGAGCTACAGGGCTAGCCGGGTGGTTACCGTTAGGAGCTGGTACGCAGGTGCTCAGGCTCCggctgttgctttgtgttgtcTCCAGCAAGCTCCGCGGGGCCGTGCCGTGCCGTGCCTTTGTGACATTAGCctggtgtgttttcatctgaCTAATCGGTGTCGCCGTTCTCTCTACGTCCAGCGTTTAGTCGCATCCCTGTCCGCCCTCACCTCTCATTGTCCTCTGGCAGTAAACACGAACACCATTTGTTTATCCTCCAACGGCTAATGTCCAGGTAAAAGTGCTGTGTCTAGCTGTCAGTCTGCAGTAACGCGTGACGTCTCACATGCATGAAGGGATCAGACAGTCGTTAACATATTATACATGTTGTCATAATGACGTAATGACATTGAGGAGCGGGACAGTAATCCTCATGTATCCAATTAGTGACTGcactatttatttatacttgaAAGGGACCgtgtactgtaaaaaaaacaacacaaatgtccCCATGTGATTAATTGTAACAGATTGTATCTTAAAGCTGGTTCGCATCTGCAGACCCTGGGCAGATCAGAGTAGAAAGACAACAGCACAACACAAGACTGTACAAAGATGCACACTCGACACGTGATATTTGGTAAAAGTAACAATTTTGCAAGTACACTGATACATCAGTAGTAAATATTAGCATCGGTAGCATTTTATTCAATCATCACATCGAATGTCCGAAGTGTAAACAAAGTCTTTGCATTGAGAGGTGATTTCACAAGGTCATACAGAAGCAGAGTGCTTTATGTACGCGTCACCATATTATCATCAATCGATGTCACCTCCAgcaatgtgtaaaaaaaaccaGAAGGAAAATCATTCATACTTATGTTACATTGCACCGAGCCATTAACTCATAGTCAAAATGCAGTTGTAGCCCTAAGTATGCTATCTGGCTGGGTAGGTACAGCTATCTGTCACGGCAAATTACATAtttatgaccccccccccccccccgcatcaaCATACGCCgacttcccacacacacacgttattatACTGTTATTTGTAATGTACACCGCCACtcgacaacacaaacactggctCTTTCTACATTTCTACAGCTGAGGCGAATCCGTTTTTTTTACCATAATTACCATGTTATGGATTGCAGTGGTAATGTGCTCACAGCCTTGTGACATGCTGCACGTACAGTTAGCACTTTGTCTTCCTCAACCACCTTCCTTAGAGACTGGAGCAGCTCAACCAGTATCCAGACTTCAACAActatttaatatttgttctgACAAAGTTAAAATCAGAAGGTAAGCAATCCGTCCTGTCCGTGTCAGTGTGTCCTGTTCTTGTATCTGCACCTTGTTCCCGAGATGATCCGACGCTACCTGACAGTGCGAACGACAGAACTCTCTTTTTTCATGTAACTGCCCAGTGACAGGTCTGTGGAGCCATGACTCTGCTTCCCCGGTGGCATCTTTGCCACAGATGACGCGGCACTAAGAATATGGGTCACTCTAATTTTAAACCTAATTCCTGGCCCCACACAACTCTTGGCTTGACTGTCTGCACAGTAGATGACCCACATGTTAAGTGGTATTAAGGCATTTCTCATAGTTCAGATGAAACAAGCCGCATGCTCAGAAACAAGAAGAtgaacaaaaatgaagccaTCGATTTGTAGTTCAATTCCTAATGGCAGTAACTCAGACAAATAGCATTAGCAGCTATCCATCATTTCCTAAATAATCcctttgttttactttcaagGATTATTCGAGCACTTCGCTGAACAGCTTCTAGATTATGTCCTGATGCTTGTGTGAATCTTGGAGGGTTGAATGAACAGTAATGTTGAGGCAGTACAATCCTGTTATCAATTCAAAGACTGAGTCAACGACCTTCACAAACTGAAGCTGTGACTCCACCGGTGTatttactttacattttcatttgtttgtcttctcTCCACCTTAACAGATGAGCCAACGCGCTCCCTGAGCGGGCTGATACTGAAGAACAATGTGAAAGCTCACTATCAGAACTTCCCCAATGGCGTCTCTGATTTCATCAAGAACGAGTGCCTCCAAAACATTGGGGACACTTCTCCCCTTATCCGGGCCACTGTGGGTAAGTGCGGTCCACTGGAGGCAGTGATCACTGCTCATAAGAATACAAGCTGCTATAGAAAAGTATCAACCAGATAACGCAGATCCAAAACATGGTCACAATAAGACAACAGCAGAAAAACGTCAAAACCTGTCAGTGTTAGGAGTAGAGGACAGACGAAGCAGGTACAAATAAAGCAAAGACATCAATAAAACAATTCAGTTTATAACTTCACAATAACATAACAAAGAAGATATTTAATTTCACACTATTTTGTTATTTGGACAATATTAGTGTGTTCATGAATGATTTTGGATTTGTTTGAGACTCTGcatgaaacaacaacatgtctATTGTTTGTACTTGTGTCCCACCAGTGTAACTAACAGTAAGTCCTTCCCTCGTCTCAGGTATCCTCATCACCACGATTGCCTCCAAAGGAGAGCTACAAAACTGGCCGGAGCTCCTGCCTaagctctgcctgctgctggatTCGGAGGACTACAACACATGTGAGGTGAGGACAAACAGTGCTGTAGTAGACGGTGTGCAGATGTTGTATATTGTTCTATATGGATATTTTGTTGTCAACGGTGTTTAATCTCTCTGGCAAGTATTAGACCCAAAGTGGGACTGGCTGAATGTTGCTATTCAGGTCTCTTAAACATTACTGTAGTTCTTCTAAATTCCTAATTTTGTCTTATTGTGCAGGGTCAGCTCAAAGTACATTGGCAAAACATGTCCTTCAGCTCTTTTacacctgcatgtgtgtgtgtgtgtgtgtgtgtgtgtgtgtgtctatgtgagaGAGGTAGTGATTTAGTTTGTGCCCGTTTGTGAACATATGTGAAAGCTCACTTATGCTGTTCAGGCACACAGTGCCgcatggttgtttgtttgtttatttgtttattgtggGAAGGAAGGGGACCTGGGTCAGCTCTAAAACACAATCTGGATAGTGTCCTGCTGGCCAGATGAGCCAGAGGCAGTCTCACAGCTGGAGCACCAGCCACAACTACAGATTATTTTGACAAGAGACCATATGACCCCATTTTCTGATCTGACACACTGTGTagctttttaaaaaatctgcataTTAGCAAAAAGCAAGATGGTGACGGGTTTATActgcaaatatttgttttctatatAAGCTATCATTAAACAATTACTTGTATTTATTATATCTACACTGACCCAATTTGAATTACAGTGTAATATAATTTATTCTTCAATGTATCCAGTTTAAGTGCTAAATGTAGTTGATCAGTTCACAATGATATCTGCTCTTGTACAGTTACTACATTGTTATGGATTCTTACGCCACTTGAAGACGATATTGGATCAGCTGATCAGTGTGATAGTGCCTCACCCACACTAAGACTCTCATAAACTCCCTGCTTGTTAATATGCTGTCAGCTGCGTGTGCCTGTAACATCAGCGAAGGTCGAGAACGTGTACACCTTTGCACCGTAGAACATGCACAAATTAAGTAGCAGGTTAAACTGTCGTGCTAAATTCAGCTGTCGCGAAGGGCAATTGAAATGGATCCTTGCAGGATTACCCATCACTGCTCGGAGCCGGAATGTGCACATGATTGTCTGAAATTTAAAGAAGTggtgtgacagaaaaaaaaatgtctctcctAGTTGCACCACAGCACGCTGCTCTTATGAAGCTCACTCAGAAGCAGAGATTTAGGTCATCTATTTACTGCTGAGGAtccttaagtgtgtgtgtgtgtgtgtgtgtgtgtgtgtgtgtgtgtgtgtgtgtg
This genomic window contains:
- the LOC133974617 gene encoding MOB kinase activator 1B, whose translation is MSFLFGNRSSKTFKPKKNIPEGSHQYELLKHAEATLGSGNLRMAVMLPEGEDLNEWVAVNTVDFFNQINMLYGTITDFCTEESCPVMSAGPKYEYHWADGTNIKKPIKCSAPKYIDYLMTWVQDQLDDETLFPSKIGVPFKRNFMSVAKTILKRLFRVYAHIYHQHFDSVMQLQEEAHLNTSFKHFIFFVQEFNLIDRKELVPLQELIEKLTTKDR